A part of candidate division WOR-3 bacterium genomic DNA contains:
- a CDS encoding VTT domain-containing protein, whose translation MKARSAWLSVALVVVLVGVMVLAGRHLWHYFRNPGELRQLVQGWGAWAPLGVILLQGLQIVVAPLPGNVVAFACGYALGLWPTLAWLMLGVLAGAAVNFLLARLLGRRLLASFVPSDKLGRLDHVMLRRGTFYVFLLLLVPNPLGDWVYYVAGLTTLPLPLFLVLVLVARLPSNLIECGLGSGATRFSGLHWAILGLVAAVFAVLYFVNQHRIERLLERLGEKGWRGTGLSTKMRGHEEARPETRFATHGTAALDTSNTRDTQNITAPNQRREESDSETTEGFG comes from the coding sequence ATGAAAGCCAGGTCAGCATGGCTATCTGTGGCGCTGGTTGTGGTGCTGGTCGGGGTAATGGTGCTGGCGGGCCGGCACTTGTGGCACTACTTCCGCAATCCAGGCGAACTCCGACAACTGGTACAGGGCTGGGGTGCTTGGGCACCACTGGGCGTCATCCTGCTTCAAGGGCTTCAGATTGTTGTTGCGCCTCTGCCCGGAAACGTAGTGGCGTTTGCCTGTGGATATGCGCTTGGATTGTGGCCGACGCTAGCATGGCTCATGCTTGGAGTGCTGGCTGGCGCGGCGGTCAACTTCCTGCTGGCTCGATTGCTTGGCCGGCGTTTGCTTGCCAGTTTCGTACCGAGCGATAAGCTGGGGCGGCTCGATCACGTCATGCTCCGCCGTGGCACCTTCTATGTCTTTCTGCTCCTTCTTGTACCAAACCCCTTGGGCGACTGGGTATACTATGTTGCGGGTCTGACGACGCTGCCGCTGCCCTTATTTCTCGTTCTGGTGCTCGTTGCCCGTTTGCCGTCCAATCTGATTGAGTGCGGACTTGGTTCGGGTGCGACCCGGTTTTCCGGGCTGCATTGGGCGATACTTGGACTTGTGGCGGCAGTGTTCGCGGTTCTGTACTTCGTAAACCAGCACCGGATTGAACGGCTGCTTGAGCGCCTGGGCGAGAAAGGGTGGCGGGGAACCGGACTGAGTACAAAGATGCGGGGACACGAGGAGGCAAGGCCTGAAACTCGATTCGCGACACACGGAACAGCCGCCTTGGATACCAGCAACACCAGGGACACGCAGAACATAACGGCACCTAATCAAAGGCGAGAAGAATCGGATTCTGAAACCACGGAAGGTTTTGGGTGA
- the sppA gene encoding signal peptide peptidase SppA, with translation MSRKGVIILVVVLVAVVVATGLLIGLLVLIDIGTTDNPLSGLGSALGYLEVEGTILDSRQFIRELRSLEKNPSVKGLLIRVDSPGGSVTPAHEIYSEIRRVRGAGKPVVVSMGTLAASGGYYVASAADVIVANPGTLTGSIGVIMEFPIVKGLMDKLGLEVAVVKSAAHKDIGSPFRRMTGSDEELLQSVVLDVYEQFLEVVSVERGLPLDSLRKVADGRILTGRQARDYGLVDTLGTFEQAKFIAADLCGIRGEPRLIRPRPRLRSLLLQFLEGAADRVFGWPRSARLAYRWP, from the coding sequence ATGAGCCGCAAAGGCGTCATTATTCTGGTCGTGGTCCTGGTCGCAGTCGTTGTCGCAACCGGGCTTCTCATTGGTCTGCTTGTACTTATTGACATCGGTACGACTGACAACCCACTGTCCGGGCTCGGCTCGGCACTCGGCTACCTTGAGGTTGAAGGTACGATTCTAGACTCCCGGCAGTTCATCCGTGAGCTGCGGTCACTTGAAAAAAACCCTTCAGTCAAGGGCCTGCTCATCCGCGTCGACAGTCCGGGCGGCTCGGTCACGCCCGCGCACGAAATCTACTCCGAAATCAGACGGGTGCGGGGGGCAGGCAAGCCGGTTGTGGTTTCGATGGGTACCCTTGCGGCCTCGGGCGGGTATTATGTCGCCTCTGCCGCCGATGTGATTGTCGCTAACCCGGGTACGCTGACCGGCTCCATTGGCGTCATCATGGAGTTCCCGATTGTCAAGGGACTGATGGACAAGCTCGGCCTTGAAGTCGCGGTCGTGAAGTCAGCAGCCCATAAGGACATCGGTTCACCATTCCGCCGGATGACCGGATCAGACGAAGAGTTGTTGCAGTCAGTTGTTCTGGACGTCTATGAGCAGTTCCTGGAAGTCGTCAGCGTCGAGCGTGGACTGCCACTGGATAGTCTGCGCAAGGTTGCGGACGGACGTATCTTGACCGGCCGCCAGGCCCGGGATTACGGATTAGTTGATACTCTGGGTACGTTCGAGCAGGCCAAGTTCATCGCTGCGGACCTATGTGGCATCAGGGGCGAACCCCGGCTTATCCGGCCTCGGCCACGACTGCGTTCGCTACTTCTGCAGTTCCTGGAAGGTGCAGCGGATAGAGTCTTCGGCTGGCCACGTTCAGCCCGACTGGCTTATCGATGGCCCTAG
- the secA gene encoding preprotein translocase subunit SecA, translating to MLETLIGRIFGTKNERELRKLWLRVAEINSVFEKLSGITPEELPKRTEQLVARVRDGESLDDVLPEAFALVKWACKFLVGKQWPVADTMQTWNMVPFDVQLIGGIVLHQGKIAEMRTGEGKTLVATMPLYLNALEKKGCHLVTVNDYLARRDREWMGPVYESLGLSVGVIQMGMEPDERKPAYQADITYGTNNEFGFDYLRDNMVVRLQDKVQRGHHYAIVDEVDSILIDEARTPLIISGPVEATDKGYDRLTPLVRKLFNQQSLLVNRIVEEGEKLLAEGKEAEAAKKFLQARRGAPKHKRLIKVERQEGVKKLIDKTELDFMRDKRLHELDEELYFVIDERAHSIGLTEKGRQAMAPNDPDMFVATDLSEELGRIEADANLTPKEKLHEREKAYQRYAQKSEMLSNVQALLKAFSLFEKDVDYVIQDGKVIIVDEFTGRLMPGRRYSDGLHGALEAKENVQVQGETQTFATITLQNYFRMFRKLAGMTGTAITSASEFFATYKLDVVSIPTNEPVRRIDYPDVVYKTRRAKYDAVIREIEKWHRQGRPILVGTTSVEVSEVISRMLRRAGINHSVLNAKHHQQEAEIVARAGQPGAVTIATNMAGRGTDIKLGPGVVKGEGCYLVSPSGRPCAYWEEEPGRCNKEVPCGLYIIGTERHEARRIDDQLRGRSGRQGDPGSSRFFLSLEDDLMRLFGSERVAAIMDRFGAAEDEPMEHTLVTRAIANAQKRVEARNAEIRRHLLEYDDVMNRQRDVVYTLRDAIMAAPLRTDHQLLTATGLEAQTDTEAQEVSETKSRDPEAQRRNSELESQETRDLRSIYHEMATGLVDSLVAKYIGTSRFSEEWDWDAITAEFQLVFLADVRVPADERKTMKPDGLAQLLTEVAIRRYDERLEELGEALFADLCRYVFLRTLDAKWREHLYALDMVREGIGLRAYGQKDPLVEYKQESFRMFEEMIADFHREALMLLFRAQVQSADEARRRTSRRTVRAYKPESDDDAGKHTQPVQVRRTETKVGRNDPCPCGSGKKYKKCCGRVE from the coding sequence ATGCTGGAAACCCTCATCGGTCGAATATTCGGCACCAAGAATGAACGCGAGCTGCGGAAGCTATGGCTTCGCGTTGCCGAAATAAACTCGGTGTTCGAGAAACTCTCGGGGATCACACCGGAGGAACTGCCGAAAAGGACTGAACAACTGGTTGCCCGAGTCCGGGACGGCGAATCTTTGGACGATGTGCTACCCGAAGCGTTCGCGTTGGTTAAGTGGGCGTGCAAGTTCCTTGTCGGTAAACAGTGGCCGGTCGCAGACACGATGCAGACCTGGAACATGGTACCATTCGACGTCCAGCTCATTGGCGGCATCGTACTCCACCAGGGGAAAATTGCGGAAATGAGAACGGGCGAGGGCAAGACGCTGGTCGCAACGATGCCCTTGTACCTGAACGCGCTTGAGAAAAAGGGCTGCCACCTGGTCACCGTCAACGACTATCTGGCACGACGCGACCGTGAGTGGATGGGCCCGGTCTATGAGTCACTGGGACTTTCGGTCGGCGTCATCCAGATGGGTATGGAACCGGATGAACGCAAGCCAGCTTACCAGGCTGACATCACCTACGGAACAAACAACGAATTCGGATTCGACTACCTGCGCGACAACATGGTCGTCAGACTCCAGGACAAAGTGCAGCGTGGACATCACTATGCGATAGTTGACGAGGTGGACTCGATCCTGATTGACGAGGCCCGCACCCCGCTCATCATTTCCGGCCCGGTTGAAGCAACCGACAAGGGATACGACCGGCTCACGCCCCTCGTCCGGAAACTCTTCAACCAGCAGTCGCTGCTCGTAAACCGCATCGTGGAGGAAGGCGAGAAGCTTCTTGCCGAAGGCAAAGAGGCCGAAGCCGCGAAGAAATTCCTCCAGGCCCGGCGGGGAGCGCCCAAGCACAAGCGTCTGATCAAGGTCGAGCGGCAGGAAGGTGTCAAGAAGCTGATTGACAAGACCGAACTCGACTTCATGCGCGACAAGCGGCTGCACGAGCTCGACGAAGAATTGTACTTCGTCATTGACGAACGGGCACATTCCATCGGCCTGACCGAGAAGGGCCGGCAAGCCATGGCACCTAACGACCCGGACATGTTTGTCGCAACCGACCTGTCTGAGGAGCTCGGCCGCATTGAGGCGGATGCGAACCTTACCCCGAAGGAGAAACTGCACGAACGGGAAAAAGCATACCAGCGCTACGCCCAGAAGAGCGAAATGCTCTCTAATGTCCAGGCGCTGCTCAAGGCATTCTCGCTCTTTGAGAAAGACGTTGACTACGTCATTCAGGACGGCAAGGTCATCATCGTTGACGAGTTTACCGGCCGGCTGATGCCGGGACGGCGCTACTCGGACGGGCTGCACGGCGCGCTTGAGGCCAAAGAGAACGTCCAGGTCCAGGGCGAAACCCAGACGTTCGCGACGATTACGCTCCAGAACTACTTCCGCATGTTCCGTAAGCTGGCCGGCATGACTGGAACCGCAATCACGTCGGCCAGCGAGTTCTTTGCCACCTACAAGCTTGATGTCGTCTCGATACCGACGAACGAACCGGTCCGTCGGATTGACTACCCGGACGTCGTCTATAAGACCCGCCGGGCGAAGTACGATGCGGTCATCCGGGAGATCGAGAAATGGCACCGCCAAGGCCGGCCAATTCTCGTCGGGACGACGTCGGTAGAAGTTTCTGAGGTAATTTCACGGATGTTACGCCGGGCCGGCATCAACCACTCGGTACTGAACGCCAAACACCACCAGCAGGAAGCGGAAATCGTCGCCCGGGCCGGACAGCCGGGTGCAGTAACAATCGCCACCAACATGGCCGGCCGGGGCACTGACATCAAGCTTGGCCCGGGCGTGGTAAAGGGCGAGGGGTGCTACCTCGTTAGTCCCAGCGGCCGGCCGTGCGCGTACTGGGAGGAAGAACCGGGCCGATGTAACAAGGAAGTGCCTTGCGGCCTGTACATCATTGGCACCGAGCGACACGAGGCACGCCGGATTGATGACCAGTTGCGGGGACGGAGCGGCCGGCAGGGCGACCCCGGTTCATCACGCTTCTTTCTGTCGCTTGAGGACGACCTGATGCGGCTGTTCGGGTCAGAGCGGGTCGCGGCGATCATGGACCGGTTCGGCGCGGCCGAGGACGAACCAATGGAACACACCCTTGTGACCCGGGCAATCGCGAACGCACAGAAACGGGTCGAGGCCCGTAACGCCGAGATCCGACGTCACCTTCTGGAATACGACGATGTCATGAACCGTCAGCGTGACGTCGTCTATACACTACGCGACGCAATTATGGCGGCACCGCTCAGGACAGACCACCAACTCCTGACAGCCACCGGACTGGAAGCGCAAACCGACACAGAAGCCCAGGAGGTTTCAGAAACAAAGTCCAGGGATCCCGAAGCGCAACGCCGGAACTCAGAACTTGAGAGTCAGGAAACCCGCGACCTGCGGTCAATTTACCATGAAATGGCAACAGGGCTGGTAGATTCCTTGGTCGCTAAGTACATCGGCACTTCGCGTTTTTCTGAAGAATGGGACTGGGACGCCATCACAGCCGAGTTTCAGCTTGTGTTTCTGGCAGATGTGCGTGTTCCGGCCGACGAGCGTAAGACCATGAAGCCTGACGGACTTGCGCAGCTGTTGACAGAGGTAGCTATTCGCCGGTATGATGAACGGCTGGAGGAGCTGGGTGAGGCACTGTTCGCCGACTTGTGCCGGTATGTCTTCTTGCGGACTTTGGACGCGAAGTGGCGCGAGCACCTGTACGCACTCGACATGGTACGGGAAGGCATCGGCCTTCGAGCCTACGGACAAAAGGACCCCCTGGTCGAGTACAAACAGGAGTCCTTCCGGATGTTCGAGGAAATGATCGCCGACTTCCACCGGGAAGCGCTCATGCTGCTGTTCCGGGCCCAGGTCCAGAGCGCGGACGAGGCCCGGCGAAGGACCAGCCGGCGGACGGTGCGCGCCTACAAACCCGAATCGGACGATGATGCCGGGAAACATACCCAGCCGGTCCAGGTCCGACGGACCGAGACCAAGGTCGGACGCAATGACCCTTGCCCATGCGGTTCGGGCAAGAAGTACAAGAAATGCTGCGGACGAGTCGAATGA
- a CDS encoding M14 family zinc carboxypeptidase translates to MKRAILVCLVATALSAREPRFLVRIRLSGPEDRVRLNELRLDLTTPLFANYVDAVVTKAEQAKLESEGLGIVVLDTDSGIAIPPEYHTVSETWAVLESLHAQYPGITRLDACGYGQRFFLPIPHFVISHNPQMREDEPAALFTGMHHAREPLGNEICLYAIRQILAGYPDSSRIRHWVDSAELHFLPIVNPEGFAYITDSSLVSPWWRKNLRDNGLNGGPINPDSDGVDLNRNYDWRWAVGGSPDPTSWTYRGPAPGSEREIEAVTRMAWQRRFLVGASYHSYGRVVMYPWQYGGLVTPDDGTLSEMATNLSLVIGGYTVSRMQTTGMSSEWLYGGTGMFDFLIETGLSFFPSAESIAVECEANYRGIGFLLDRMFYGGVTGHVRDSLSLRPVPAQVGLWGVLGDSVVPRTADSVYGRFYRLLRAGTYRFVFSAPGYESKTVDGVPVGADSLTKLEVLLSPIIGLAEGRPMPYVSRCTVEARPNPFRIQTAIRLPATVCCKELEIYTASGRLVRSLTVCGMESRASSVEWNGTDECGRILPEGVYICRTTGVHPGTVVRLVLAR, encoded by the coding sequence GTGAAGCGGGCGATTCTTGTCTGTTTGGTTGCGACCGCGCTGAGCGCGCGGGAGCCGAGGTTTCTGGTGCGTATCAGACTGTCAGGGCCTGAGGACCGTGTCCGCCTGAACGAGCTCAGGCTGGACTTGACTACGCCCTTGTTTGCAAACTATGTTGATGCGGTTGTTACCAAAGCCGAGCAGGCAAAGCTTGAGTCAGAGGGTCTTGGGATCGTCGTGCTAGACACTGACAGCGGCATCGCGATTCCGCCCGAGTACCATACTGTGAGTGAAACATGGGCCGTACTTGAGTCGCTGCATGCACAGTATCCGGGTATCACCCGGCTTGATGCATGTGGCTACGGCCAGCGTTTTTTCTTGCCCATACCACACTTTGTAATCTCGCACAATCCGCAGATGCGTGAGGATGAGCCGGCTGCTCTTTTCACCGGAATGCATCATGCCCGGGAGCCTCTGGGTAACGAGATATGTCTGTATGCCATCAGACAGATTCTGGCCGGGTACCCAGATAGCAGTCGGATCAGACACTGGGTTGATTCGGCCGAGCTGCACTTTCTGCCGATTGTCAATCCGGAGGGGTTTGCGTACATAACCGACAGCAGTCTTGTGTCGCCGTGGTGGCGTAAGAATCTGCGCGACAATGGGTTGAACGGCGGGCCAATAAATCCGGATTCAGACGGGGTTGATTTGAACCGGAACTACGACTGGCGCTGGGCTGTTGGCGGCAGTCCGGACCCGACAAGCTGGACCTATCGTGGGCCGGCCCCTGGATCAGAGCGCGAAATCGAGGCGGTCACGCGGATGGCCTGGCAGCGGAGGTTTCTTGTCGGCGCGTCCTATCACAGCTATGGACGCGTGGTCATGTATCCCTGGCAGTACGGCGGACTCGTAACGCCGGATGACGGTACACTTAGCGAGATGGCGACGAACCTGTCCTTGGTCATCGGTGGATATACCGTAAGCCGGATGCAGACAACAGGGATGAGTTCAGAATGGCTCTACGGCGGCACCGGGATGTTCGATTTCCTGATCGAGACTGGGTTGAGCTTTTTCCCCTCGGCAGAATCAATCGCGGTCGAGTGCGAAGCCAACTATCGTGGAATCGGTTTCCTTCTGGACCGGATGTTCTACGGCGGAGTGACCGGTCATGTGCGCGACTCGCTGTCACTCAGGCCGGTACCGGCTCAGGTCGGGCTGTGGGGCGTGCTCGGCGATTCGGTGGTACCAAGGACCGCAGACTCGGTGTACGGTCGCTTCTATCGGTTGCTTCGGGCCGGGACTTACCGCTTCGTGTTCTCGGCACCGGGATACGAATCAAAGACAGTTGACGGCGTGCCAGTTGGCGCCGATTCACTAACGAAGCTGGAGGTGCTTCTTTCACCCATAATTGGGCTAGCAGAGGGACGCCCTATGCCGTATGTCTCTCGCTGCACGGTTGAAGCCAGGCCAAACCCGTTCCGAATTCAGACGGCAATCCGACTTCCGGCGACGGTCTGCTGTAAGGAGTTGGAAATCTACACTGCTTCCGGTCGGCTGGTCCGTTCCCTTACTGTGTGCGGCATGGAGAGCAGGGCGTCCAGCGTCGAATGGAACGGGACCGACGAGTGCGGCCGGATTTTACCGGAAGGCGTGTATATCTGCCGAACCACCGGCGTTCACCCGGGAACGGTCGTGCGGCTGGTTTTGGCCCGGTAG
- a CDS encoding XdhC/CoxI family protein has translation MDAELQKRVLAALEANTPAVLVTVVGTKGSTPAVVGARMLVYPDRTIYGTVGGGVLEYKAIETALAANGPPHTAQFALITDGSERSDSGLSADCGGSVELLFEPLARADLLFVVGAGHCALELVPLCRKLGFHVTVLDDRPDWASRKRHPQADKVICTDYAQAGKHIRFTRRTYVVIMTHGHKHDETVLRQCLRREFAYLGMIGSEKKVLSCFERLRSEGFTREELSKVYSPIGFAVGSRTPPEIAVSVAAQLLAVRNGCASLRFNSNPLLST, from the coding sequence ATGGACGCCGAACTGCAGAAACGTGTGCTCGCCGCACTCGAGGCGAACACGCCGGCAGTGCTCGTCACCGTGGTCGGCACCAAGGGCTCGACTCCGGCCGTAGTCGGCGCAAGGATGCTCGTTTACCCTGACCGGACCATCTACGGCACGGTTGGCGGCGGCGTGCTAGAATACAAGGCCATTGAAACTGCGTTGGCTGCGAACGGCCCGCCTCACACCGCCCAGTTCGCACTGATAACCGACGGGTCTGAGAGGTCAGACTCAGGACTCTCCGCCGACTGCGGCGGTTCGGTCGAACTACTTTTCGAACCCTTGGCTCGGGCCGACCTCCTCTTCGTTGTCGGCGCTGGCCACTGCGCACTCGAACTCGTGCCCCTCTGCCGCAAGCTCGGATTCCACGTCACGGTTCTGGACGACCGGCCGGACTGGGCTTCACGTAAACGTCATCCGCAGGCCGACAAGGTCATCTGCACCGACTACGCGCAGGCCGGCAAGCACATACGGTTCACCCGCCGCACCTACGTTGTCATCATGACCCACGGACACAAGCACGATGAAACGGTTCTGCGCCAGTGCCTACGCCGTGAGTTCGCCTACCTTGGAATGATCGGCAGCGAGAAGAAGGTCCTGTCCTGCTTCGAACGGCTCCGGTCCGAAGGCTTCACCCGCGAAGAACTGTCAAAGGTCTATTCGCCGATCGGCTTCGCAGTCGGCTCGAGGACGCCGCCGGAAATCGCGGTCAGCGTCGCGGCTCAGCTTCTTGCCGTGAGAAACGGATGCGCAAGCCTGCGCTTCAATTCCAACCCGCTCCTCTCGACCTGA
- the cysS gene encoding cysteine--tRNA ligase: MKLFNTLTRRKDEFTPVKPDRVGIYTCGPTVYMYAHIGNFRAYVFADTLRRVLEYLGYEVKHVMNITDVGHLTSDEDTGEDKLEKGARAEGKTPEEIARYYEKAFFDDARKLNILRPHVVCRATEHISEMIDLVKRIEANGFTYRTSVGLIFDTSKYDDYWRLGRLRLDAQQAGARVAVDPERRNPSDFALWITNQPKHLMQWDSPWGRGFPGWHLECSAMSVKYLGEEFDIHTGGIDHIPVHHTNERAQNFAAFGKEVVRWWMHNAFLTLGDARMGKSEGNLVTISELEQQGHEPMAFRYLCHTALYRMPLNFTAESLAGASKSLRRLLDFGRDVQSWPASKSDAGPDWTTPFRNGFKAAVADDLNIPQALAVVWNLVSEGNKRQDRRAWDAILDFDRVLGLGLADSTGYTVSQGSSLSFHFAFSEAYPSGTPDAVRELARKRQAARARRDWAESDRLRDEIARLGYLVEDTRDGWRLKPRS, translated from the coding sequence ATGAAACTCTTTAACACTCTTACGCGGCGAAAAGATGAGTTTACCCCGGTCAAACCGGACAGGGTCGGCATCTATACCTGCGGCCCGACCGTGTATATGTATGCCCACATTGGTAACTTCCGTGCCTATGTTTTCGCCGACACCCTGCGCCGGGTGTTGGAGTACCTCGGATACGAAGTGAAGCACGTGATGAACATCACTGATGTGGGACACCTCACTTCCGACGAGGACACCGGCGAGGACAAGTTGGAAAAGGGCGCTCGGGCCGAGGGTAAGACACCAGAGGAGATTGCCCGGTACTATGAGAAGGCCTTCTTCGACGATGCGAGAAAGCTCAATATTCTCAGGCCGCATGTTGTCTGCCGTGCGACCGAACACATATCTGAGATGATTGACCTCGTGAAACGCATCGAAGCTAACGGCTTCACCTATCGTACTTCGGTTGGGTTGATCTTCGACACCTCGAAGTACGACGACTATTGGCGACTCGGACGGCTGAGGCTTGATGCCCAGCAGGCCGGCGCCCGGGTGGCGGTTGACCCTGAACGACGCAATCCGTCCGACTTCGCACTATGGATTACGAACCAACCGAAGCACCTGATGCAGTGGGACTCGCCGTGGGGCCGGGGTTTCCCCGGTTGGCACCTCGAGTGCTCGGCCATGTCAGTGAAGTACCTGGGCGAGGAATTTGACATCCATACCGGTGGAATAGACCACATCCCGGTGCACCACACGAACGAGCGGGCTCAGAACTTCGCAGCCTTTGGTAAGGAGGTCGTGCGCTGGTGGATGCACAACGCGTTTCTGACTTTGGGCGACGCCCGGATGGGCAAGTCCGAGGGCAACCTTGTTACCATCAGCGAGCTGGAGCAGCAGGGCCACGAGCCGATGGCATTCCGCTATCTGTGCCACACCGCGTTGTACCGGATGCCCCTGAACTTCACCGCCGAGTCGCTCGCCGGCGCAAGTAAATCGCTGCGTAGGCTACTCGATTTCGGCCGGGATGTTCAGTCCTGGCCTGCTTCAAAGTCAGACGCCGGACCGGATTGGACAACCCCGTTCCGCAACGGATTCAAAGCCGCGGTTGCCGACGACCTCAACATTCCGCAGGCTCTGGCCGTGGTCTGGAATCTGGTCAGTGAAGGCAACAAGCGCCAGGACCGCCGTGCTTGGGATGCGATTCTTGACTTTGACCGCGTGCTGGGACTAGGGCTCGCGGACTCCACGGGATACACGGTGAGCCAAGGGTCCTCGCTGAGTTTTCATTTTGCCTTTTCTGAGGCCTATCCGTCTGGCACCCCTGATGCTGTACGAGAACTGGCTAGGAAGCGCCAAGCTGCAAGGGCGAGAAGAGACTGGGCCGAATCAGACAGGCTGCGGGATGAGATTGCCAGGCTTGGCTACCTGGTCGAGGACACCAGGGACGGCTGGCGCCTCAAGCCGCGTTCTTGA